Proteins from a genomic interval of Desulfovibrio piger:
- a CDS encoding 4Fe-4S dicluster domain-containing protein, whose amino-acid sequence MIERIDAAICIGCGACVEKCPLDALRLGEDGKAFIAYADDCMTCYICERLCPSGAIFVHPFREELPPVFPDIPKALGGGL is encoded by the coding sequence ATGATCGAAAGAATCGATGCCGCTATCTGTATCGGCTGCGGCGCCTGCGTGGAAAAGTGTCCTCTGGACGCCCTGCGGCTCGGTGAGGACGGCAAGGCCTTCATCGCCTATGCCGACGACTGTATGACCTGCTATATCTGTGAACGACTGTGCCCGTCAGGCGCCATCTTCGTGCATCCGTTCCGCGAAGAACTGCCGCCTGTTTTCCCCGATATCCCCAAGGCTCTGGGCGGAGGACTGTAA